A region of the uncultured Bacteroides sp. genome:
TTTTAATTATCAAACTTTAATTTCTACTTCTACTCCACTTGGTAATTCCAACTTCATCAAAGCATCAACAGTCTTAGCAGTAGAGCTATAAATGTCAATTAATCTTTTGAATGAAGAGAGCTGGAATTGTTCTCTGGATTTTTTGTTAACAAAAGTAGAGCGGTTCACTGTAAAGATACGCTTGTGCGTAGGAAGAGGTATAGGGCCACTAACAATGGCGCCTGTTGTCTTCACAGTCTTTACGATCTTTTCAGCTGACTTGTCAACCAATTGGTGATCATAAGACTTCAATTTAATTCTAATTTTCTGGCTCATATTATTTTTAACTATAATTTTATACTAAGTCAACACGCCCCTTAACCTCTTCAAGAACCACCTTCGCAATAGAAGAAGATACTTTAGAGAAATGAGAGAATGTCATAGATGAAGTTGCACGACCAGAAGTAATGGTACGTAATGAAGTTACATAACCAAACAATTCTGCCATAGGAACTTTAGCTTTTACAATTCTTGCACCGGCACGACTAGATTCCATTCCTTCAACCTGACCACGACGTTTGTTCAAGTCACCGATTACATCACCCATGTTTTCTTCTGGAGTAACAACCTCAAGAGCCATAATAGGTTCAAGTAGAGCAGGACCAGCTTTAGCACAAGCATTTTTGTAAGCCTGAATTGCACAGATCTCGAAAGATAACTGATCAGAGTCAACTGGGTGGAAAGAACCATCCATCAAAGTTACTTTCAATGTATCAAGTGGGAATCCAGCAAGGACACCATTCTTCATTGCTGAAGCGAAGCCTTTTTGTACAGCTGGTATAAATTCCTTAGGAATATTACCACCTTTCACTTCGTCAACAAATTGAAGAGTACCTTCAAAGTCTTCATCGGCAGGACCGATATTTACAATAATATCAGCAAACTTACCACGACCACCAGATTGTTTCTTATAAACCTCACGAAGGTTTACAGTCTTAGTAATTGCTTCTTTATATGTAACCTGAGGACGACCTTGATTACATTCTACTTTAAACTCACGTTTCAAACGGTCGATAATGATATCCAAGTGAAGTTCACCCATACCTGCAATAACTGTCTGACCGCTTTGTTCGTCTGTTTTCACAGTAAATGTAGGATCTTCTTCAGCTAGTTTAATCAAACCAGTTGTCAGTTTATCCATATCCTTTTGAGTTTTAGGCTCAATAGCTAATGCGATAACCGGATCTGGGAAGTCCATAGATTCAAGAACTATTGGATGAGCTTCTTCACAAAGCGTATCACCTGTACGAATATCTTTAAATCCAACGCCTGCACCAATATCACCAGCTGAGATAACATCAACAGGATTCTGCTTGTTTGAAAACATCTGGAATAAGCGAGAAACTCGTTCTTTCTTTCCAGAGCGGGTATTATAGATATAAGAACCAGCTTCAATCTTACCTGAATAAACACGGAAGAAAGTCAAACGACCAACATAAGGGTCAGTTGCAATCTTAAAGGCCAAAGCAGAAGTAAAATCATCTTCTGAAGGTTTTCTATCTTCTTCTTCGCCAGTATCAGGATTTGTACCAATAACAGCTTCTGTATCCATAGGAGAAGGTAAGAATGCACAAACATAGTCCAATAAAGTCTGAACGCCCTTATTCTTGAACGAAGAGCCACAAAGCATTGGTACAATAGCCATCTGAACTGTAGCATTACGAAGCGCATTAAGCACCTCTTCTTCAGTTATGGTAGAAGGATCATCAAAGAACTTCTCCATCAAAGATTCATCATATTCAGCTACAGATTCCAACATTTTACCTCTCCATTCAGTAGCTTCTTCAATTAGGTTTGCAGGAATTTCTTCAATAGAATAATCAGCGCCCATGCTCTCATCATGCCAGTAGATAGCTTTCATTCTGATAAGGTCTACTAAACCTTTGAAGCTTTCTTCTGCACCGATAGGAATAACGATAGGACAAGGATTAGCTCCAAGAACATCTTTCATCTGACGTACAACTTCAAAGAAGTCGGCACCAGAGCGGTCCATTTTATTCACATATCCAATACGAGGAACCTTATATTTATCAGCTTGTCTCCAAACTGTTTCAGACTGAGGTTCTACACCACCTACTGCACAGTAGGTAGCAACAGCACCATCCAATACACGGAGAGAACGTTCTACCTCAGCGGTAAAGTCAACGTGTCCCGGAGTGTCAATCAAGTTGATTTTATAAGTATTGTTATTCCACTTCCATTTGGTGGTGGTTGCAGCAGATGTAATAGTAATACCACGTTCTTGCTCCTGAGCCATCCAGTCCATTGTAGCAGCACCTTCGTGCACTTCACCAATCTTATGAACAAGACCAGTATAGAAAAGGATACGTTCTGAAGTGGTTGTTTTACCAGCATCAATGTGAGCCATGATACCGATATTTCGGGTCAAATGTAAATCTTGTTTTGCCATCTTATTACAATATTAGAATCTAAAATGAGCAAATGCACGGTTAGCCTCAGCCATTCTATGCATATCT
Encoded here:
- the fusA gene encoding elongation factor G, which encodes MAKQDLHLTRNIGIMAHIDAGKTTTSERILFYTGLVHKIGEVHEGAATMDWMAQEQERGITITSAATTTKWKWNNNTYKINLIDTPGHVDFTAEVERSLRVLDGAVATYCAVGGVEPQSETVWRQADKYKVPRIGYVNKMDRSGADFFEVVRQMKDVLGANPCPIVIPIGAEESFKGLVDLIRMKAIYWHDESMGADYSIEEIPANLIEEATEWRGKMLESVAEYDESLMEKFFDDPSTITEEEVLNALRNATVQMAIVPMLCGSSFKNKGVQTLLDYVCAFLPSPMDTEAVIGTNPDTGEEEDRKPSEDDFTSALAFKIATDPYVGRLTFFRVYSGKIEAGSYIYNTRSGKKERVSRLFQMFSNKQNPVDVISAGDIGAGVGFKDIRTGDTLCEEAHPIVLESMDFPDPVIALAIEPKTQKDMDKLTTGLIKLAEEDPTFTVKTDEQSGQTVIAGMGELHLDIIIDRLKREFKVECNQGRPQVTYKEAITKTVNLREVYKKQSGGRGKFADIIVNIGPADEDFEGTLQFVDEVKGGNIPKEFIPAVQKGFASAMKNGVLAGFPLDTLKVTLMDGSFHPVDSDQLSFEICAIQAYKNACAKAGPALLEPIMALEVVTPEENMGDVIGDLNKRRGQVEGMESSRAGARIVKAKVPMAELFGYVTSLRTITSGRATSSMTFSHFSKVSSSIAKVVLEEVKGRVDLV
- the rpsJ gene encoding 30S ribosomal protein S10 codes for the protein MSQKIRIKLKSYDHQLVDKSAEKIVKTVKTTGAIVSGPIPLPTHKRIFTVNRSTFVNKKSREQFQLSSFKRLIDIYSSTAKTVDALMKLELPSGVEVEIKV